Below is a window of Lytechinus variegatus isolate NC3 chromosome 4, Lvar_3.0, whole genome shotgun sequence DNA.
ATGGGAGGAAAGTATATCATTCACATCGCTGAATTTTCCCAAGTGTTATCACTGCACTCACTTCGAcatttgctctcatttcttaAAAATCTACTTACATAAAAAATGCACTTCAATAACAAATTGATTACATTCTTTATAATctgatataaaaatatcaaatatcgATGGAAAAACTATGTTGTGACACAACGCTGCTCTGCAAACTCCAAATATGGAATGTAAGAGAGACATACATCAATTCAAAAGAAGCCAGAGTATCGACCACACACCCCTGGCTGAGAAATTCATTAACTTCTGCTTTTAATCCTCGaaccctccccctccctccctacACCCATTAAGACAGATAATCCAAATCTTACACAAAATCTTTGGTTATCACTGTAACTGCAGTTCTGAACGAAACTCATAATGTATTGTAATTGTATGGTTGTGTCAAATAATCCAATATGTTTGGGGTTTTTAAAagcttttttatatatattttgaaaaattgtcaTAGAATATCATTAATCTTAGTACTTTTTAAACTTACGGATCCAAAATACTGCAGATAAATACTATTAGATGGGGAAGAAAGATTTTCCTTAGCAGCAATACAATAGTGGTAGATCGCAACAAATTCTCCTTCAAACTTTGTCTTTTGCCATCATAGCTTCACCACAAATGTGACTACATGGAGGTAATACTGTTATTGAATGTTCACCCTGACTTTATAACATATGCTTGTGTGCTATTGAATTTCCATGGGAATTAACAataatattgagaaaaaaatcaccatatTAATGATGAATACCATTTTGACTTTGCAGTCGATGATAAATATTGTTATGATAAttcattattcaaataaataatctaatgttatacatgtataatttcattATACAAGTCATTATTCTTGTAACTAAGCGAATAATTCAGGGATGCATTTTATCCTAATCTTCAAGCACATAACCATAAGACAAACAATCATACaaagattataatataaatatgaaaatacaataatataatttaactaaaaatatatcaacatctTACAATGACTTCACCATGTGATTGAGCAACACAAGAGATACAATTAGTGTGGTAATTTTTACCATGTGAATAACTGACAAATACCATCATTCCAATGTCTTACCATGTAAGTGAGAAACACCAATAGGAGAGGTCCATCCTCCGAGTCCTCTCTCTAGTTCCCTTGCAACGGCAAGGGTCAGGTGATCACAATACTTATTGCCGACCACCTGGACACCAAGCGGTAGCCCATTGGTACTGAGTCCTAGTGGGACCTGCGTCACCGGAAAGCCAAGGGCGTTGAAGATTGCCGTGTAGGCTACATTGAACGGGTAGAGGATGGGGGCGTTGTGGTAGAGCGCCATCTTGGGGTGGGTAGGGTAGAGGAGGACGCCGTCATCGCCCAGCATGGTGGAGATCTCGTTGCGTAGTTTCTGGCAAGCCTTGAGAAGTTTCTCCATGTTACctgattaaatgaaattagaTTTGTGTTCAGTTCATTATGtctcatcatcataatttattcaagtttttatttctttgcttCACAACACACCACCAAAGTTCAATGCAATGAATTGATTTAATGGATTTTTAATTCTACTCTATAATAGTTCCTCTAATATCATATGTTCATACATTGACATTCTGCACTTCAATCAAGAAACAAATTCCGTATGGATGCTATTACAATcaatatatcatcattatcaccgtcatcactatcatcactgTAATCATCAGTTTTATCCTTGTTACAATAATCATCAGCAatatcaccatcaacatcatcattatcatcaccacaatcatcacaAACACTATCAcaatcaccaatatcatcatcatcaccaccaccaccagcatTGCCGACTCCACTACAAGCATCATCATAGGCATTTTCTAATAATTTTCACAAGTCAAATATTACTGTTTGTCTATGTGCTAGAGGATTGCATGTatctgtggagcgttgtggcctagtggattagtctccggactctgaaacagagggtcgtggattcgaatcccaaccatggcgtaatttccttcagcaagaaattgatccacaatgtgctgcactcaacccaggtgaggtaaatgggtacctggcaggaatttattccttgaaacgcagcgcgcgtaacagctgcactgctaaagccagggtaattatgctgcatatactgtagagcgcttagaggcttctgacaaagtaagtattaagcgctatataagcaagtataattatctGTACTATGAAGTACAAACAAGATTCCTTTTGCATTTAAAATCCCCACTTCCTTCTCCTGTCCCATcaaccaaaataaaacaaataatcaacTCACCTGGCATGAGACGGTCAATATTCTCAATCAGACCGAGAAGGATTGCTGGAACAGTGTGGGTCGACTGACCAAAGCAGCGTTTGACCAGCTCAATAACGGGGGTGACCGGAGCTCCATGGTCACCCATCTGACTGGTGAAACTCTCCTCATCCGAAGCGGTCATCATCGCCGTCCACATACCCATGGAGTAGAAGAATCGACGGTTGGTTCTTTGGGTAACTTGAATGTCCAGTTTCTCTTCAAGGTACTTGGCTGCCTAAAATTAAGATGAAATGGAAATTCtatacaattaaattcaaaatggtaTAGTAGAAtacaaaaggaaacaaataaGATGTGATGAAGGGTTCACTTTGTTGAACTGAGGTACATTTTGAATAGGTGAGCTCTAAAAAGtaattaaatttctttattGCTGCTTAAAGTGAAAAGgaaatttaattcaaaacaaataaaaatggtaTGATGGAATAATTGGGGGAAAAAGAATAAGATTTGTTACAGAgttattttgttaaattgaggtacattttgaataattaaactttaaaaacaattcaaaatttattttttccagtcaaaagatttaaatttgtctagttcattaaTTGTTTGAAGTGAATCTGGATGATTATTCCACAAAACCAAAGCAACAGGAACAAAGGAATGTCCACCATATGTTTGTGTGAAGATAGGAGAAAAATGAGTAATTTCTAAAATGGAAATGGTGTTAACCCTAGGAAGACTGGGgagctgattcagccccccctcaacatttttcgcgataaatctgccatgtgaaattttttgactgcgTCACTCGCTGTCTTTtcactttcaagtctcgcacaacttttgagaccaaaattgtgacacCCGGTCTGAACAATTTTCCATTCAATCTTCCCAGCAAACCTGAATTAACTCACCCTGAGCTGGGCAGCTCTGAGCTCTGGATCTAAACCAGAGGCAAGCATCTTCCGATCGTCCGTTCCCATGCTGAAATAACGCAGCCTTCGAAGGTCAACGTGCTCGTCCAATCGCAGTTTGGCGCAGCCATGTGGCCCAGCCATGACCTTGAGAAGAGGGACGAGGTCCACAGAGAATCGGCACAAAGGTCCAGTAACCATTAGTTCGTTGCCCTTGGCTGTCTGGACAGTCGGGT
It encodes the following:
- the LOC121413846 gene encoding fatty-acid amide hydrolase 2-like; this translates as MSLYKKLRSILDYLLGLLVSIFSLIINGDRPKARIPAIRNPLLLESATSLARKIRTREVTCTEVVEAYIARIKEVNDLLNAMVVERFNDALSEAEKVDRMLQSGDVPERYSEKNAPFLGVPVSVKEAFEVTGMPNTSGLVNRKGVTAPRDAPPVANMKRAGCIVLGLTNCSELCMWYESANYVYGRTSNPYDIRRMVGGSSGGEGSIIGAGGSVMGIGADIGGSIRMPAFFNGIFGHKPSCGVVTNDGQYPTVQTAKGNELMVTGPLCRFSVDLVPLLKVMAGPHGCAKLRLDEHVDLRRLRYFSMGTDDRKMLASGLDPELRAAQLRAAKYLEEKLDIQVTQRTNRRFFYSMGMWTAMMTASDEESFTSQMGDHGAPVTPVIELVKRCFGQSTHTVPAILLGLIENIDRLMPGNMEKLLKACQKLRNEISTMLGDDGVLLYPTHPKMALYHNAPILYPFNVAYTAIFNALGFPVTQVPLGLSTNGLPLGVQVVGNKYCDHLTLAVARELERGLGGWTSPIGVSHLHGKTLE